From the genome of Perca flavescens isolate YP-PL-M2 chromosome 12, PFLA_1.0, whole genome shotgun sequence, one region includes:
- the LOC114565748 gene encoding activin receptor type-2B, which translates to MSFSWLTCSLLLGTLCAGYSLGEAETRECVYYNDNWRTERTNQSGFERCEGEKDKRLHCYASWLNSSGTIKLVKKGCWLDDFNCYDRQECVSMEENPQVFFCCCEGNYCNERFTHLPDMIGSGNRVKIRPPPRVPSLLNVLVYSLLPLCVLSLALVLALWMYRHRKPPYGHVDLSEDPGPAPPSPLVGLKPLQLLEIKARGRFGCVWKAQLMSEYVAVKVFPVQDKQSWQNERDIFLTPGMRHENLLRYIAAEKHGTNLETELWLITEFHERGSLTDHLKGNTVTWSELCHIAETMSRGLAYLHEDIPSYKGDGPKPTIAHRDFKSKNVMVRDDLTAIIGDFGLAVRFEPGKPPGDTHGQVGTRRYMAPEVLEGAINFQRDSFLRIDMYAMGLVLWELVSRCTETDGTVGEYMLPFEDEIGQHPSLEDLQDVVVHKKMRPAIKDCWLKHPGLSQMCETIEECWDHDAEARLSAGCVEERIGQIARTISSTTSDIPVCIVTSLTNEDLPPKESST; encoded by the exons ATGTCTTTTTCATGGCTGACTTGTTCACTTCTTCTGGGAACTTTATGCGCAG GGTACAGTCTGGGCGAAGCAGAGACCCGGGAGTGCGTGTACTACAATGATAACTGGCGTACGGAGAGGACCAACCAGAGCGGCTTTGAGCGCTGCGAGGGGGAGAAGGACAAGCGACTGCACTGTTATGCCTCCTGGCTCAACTCCTCAGGGACCATCAAGCTGGTGAAGAAAGGCTGCTGGCTGGACGACTTCAACTGCTACGACAG GCAAGAGTGTGTCTCCATGGAGGAAAACCCTCAGGTCTTCTTCTGCTGCTGCGAGGGCAACTACTGCAATGAACGATTCACCCACCTTCCTGACATGATTGGCAGTGGCAACCGAG TAAAAATCCGGCCTCCACCCCGAGTGCCGTCCCTGCTCAACGTGCTTGTGTACTCCCTGCTGCCTCTCTGTGTGCTGTCCCTGGCCCTCGTTCTGGCCTTGTGGATGTACCGCCACCGCAAACCTCCCTACGGCCATGTAGACCTGAGCGAG GATCCTGGACCGGCTCCTCCATCCCCCTTGGTGGGTCTGAAACCACTGCAGCTGCTGGAAATCAAAGCTAGGGGGCGCTTTGGTTGTGTTTGGAAAGCCCAGTTGATGAGCGAATATGTTGCTGTAAAGGTCTTCCCTGTTCAG GACAAGCAGTCATGGCAAAACGAGCGGGACATATTCCTGACTCCAGGGATGCGGCATGAAAACCTCTTACGTTACATCGCTGCAGAGAAGCACGGCACCAACCTGGAGACGGAGCTGTGGCTTATCACAGAGTTTCATGAGAGG ggctcATTGACAGACCACCTGAAAGGTAACACTGTGACCTGGAGTGAGCTGTGTCACATAGCAGAGACCATGTCCCGCGGCTTGGCTTACCTCCATGAGGACATTCCCAGCTACAAGGGAGATGGGCCCAAACCCACCATTGCACACAG GGACTTCAAGAGTAAGAATGTGATGGTACGAGATGATCTGACTGCAATCATTGGAGACTTTGGGCTCGCTGTACGATTTGAACCAGGAAAACCTCCAGGTGACACGCATGGCCAG GTGGGTACGAGGCGATACATGGCTCCGGAGGTGCTGGAGGGAGCCATCAACTTCCAGCGAGACTCCTTCCTGAGAATAGACATGTATGCTATGGGCTTGGTGCTGTGGGAGCTGGTGTCCCGCTGCACGGAGACAGACG GTACAGTTGGCGAGTACATGCTGCCATTTGAGGATGAAATAGGCCAACATCCCTCCCTGGAGGATCTGCAGGATGTGGTCGTGCACAAGAAGATGCGTCCAGCCATCAAGGACTGCTGGCTCAAACATCCT GGTCTGAGCCAGATGTGCGAGACCATCGAAGAATGCTGGGACCATGACGCAGAGGCGCGATTGTCCGCCGGTTGCGTCGAGGAGCGCATCGGCCAGATCGCCAGAACGATTAGCAGCACTACCTCAGACATCCCCGTCTGCATTGTGACGTCTCTCACCAACGAGGACCTACCTCCCAAAGAGTCCAGCACCTGA